The following proteins are encoded in a genomic region of Populus nigra chromosome 16, ddPopNigr1.1, whole genome shotgun sequence:
- the LOC133675880 gene encoding uncharacterized protein LOC133675880, which produces MDYDFRNRTSSPYDTPSTMHRSSTPSTAPQPNHPMYGPPSLYPTVNQPGHTVIPHAPRHHSFTQQATSSPSSGLGIRVMIKPEYRIAPPPQLTPQIVEIPRSSFQFDFELERQILAEAEKDSPNWSRLLGLENSPPKPLQPTSSIGPTADPVVRKYIAMGLNRDAVPLAVANYGDNPPKVQEFVNGYALLQEMGFPSNKVAEALLMYDNNTEEALAHFLNSS; this is translated from the exons ATGGACTACGATTTCAGAAACAGAACAAGCTCACCGTACGACACACCATCGACGATGCACAGATCATCGACGCCGTCAACAGCACCACAACCTAACCATCCGATGTACGGGCCGCCTTCTCTCTATCCAACAGTGAATCAACCTGGTCACACCGTAATCCCTCACGCACCCCGCCACCATTCTTTCACTCAACAAGCCACCTCCTCTCCTTCCT CAGGATTGGGGATTCGGGTTATGATAAAACCGGAATACCGCATCGCTCCTCCA CCACAATTGACACCACAAATAGTAGAGATTCCGCGGAGTagttttcagtttgattttgagCTTGAGAGACAGATTTTAGCGGAAGCGGAGAAGGATAGCCCGAATTGGAGTAGGCTGCTTGGTTTGGAAAATTCGCCTCCCAAGCCGTTACAGCCGACCTCTTCAATA GGTCCAACTGCAGATCCTGTGGTGAGAAAGTACATTGCAATGGGACTCAATCGAGATGCTGTTCCTCTTGCAGTTGCAAACTATGGAGATAATCCGCCAAAG GTTCAGGAATTTGTCAACGGCTACGCCCTTCTACAAGAAATGGGATTTCCATCAAACAAGGTAGCTGAAGCTTTACTCATGTATGACAACAACACGGAAGAGGCATTGGCACATTTCCTTAACAGTTCATAA